A stretch of Myxococcus hansupus DNA encodes these proteins:
- the hppD gene encoding 4-hydroxyphenylpyruvate dioxygenase → MVDTAENPLGLNGFEFVEFTSPEPEVMVRLFERLGFTAYSKHPTKELIRYKQGGINLLINRETEGQAAEFRAAHGASASGMAFRVANARAAYEMALERGAKAADPERGSLGEGSYVLEGIGGSLLYLVDRHGAKGSLYDTWQELPGAEEAEAKNSVGLETLDHLTHNVRRGQMRTWSSFYSRIFGFSEQKYFDIKGQATGLFSQAMIAPDQAIRIPLNESQDDKSQIEEFIRQYKGEGIQHLALTTPDIYGTVEKLRARGVALQDTLDTYYDLVDKRVPNHGEDLTRMRKNRILIDGSEDEGLLLQIFTENLFGPIFFEIIQRKGNEGFGNGNFQALFESIELDQIRRGVIQVDPAS, encoded by the coding sequence ATGGTGGATACGGCAGAGAACCCGCTGGGGCTGAACGGTTTCGAGTTCGTGGAGTTCACGAGCCCCGAGCCCGAGGTGATGGTGCGCCTCTTCGAGCGGCTGGGGTTCACCGCGTACTCCAAGCACCCGACCAAGGAGCTGATTCGCTACAAGCAGGGCGGCATCAACCTGCTCATCAACCGCGAGACGGAGGGGCAGGCCGCCGAGTTCCGCGCGGCGCACGGCGCGTCCGCCAGCGGAATGGCCTTCCGCGTGGCCAACGCGCGCGCGGCGTACGAGATGGCGCTGGAGCGCGGCGCGAAGGCCGCTGACCCGGAGCGCGGCTCGCTGGGCGAAGGCTCCTATGTCCTGGAGGGCATCGGCGGCAGCCTGCTGTATCTCGTGGACCGGCACGGCGCGAAGGGCTCGCTCTATGACACCTGGCAGGAGCTGCCGGGCGCCGAGGAGGCCGAGGCGAAGAACAGCGTGGGCCTGGAGACGCTGGACCACCTGACGCACAACGTGCGCCGCGGCCAGATGCGCACCTGGTCGTCCTTCTACAGCCGCATCTTCGGCTTCTCCGAGCAGAAGTACTTCGACATCAAGGGCCAGGCCACGGGCCTGTTCAGCCAGGCGATGATCGCCCCGGACCAGGCCATCCGGATCCCGCTCAACGAGAGCCAGGACGACAAGTCGCAGATTGAAGAGTTCATCCGCCAGTACAAGGGCGAGGGCATCCAGCACCTGGCGCTCACCACGCCGGACATCTACGGCACCGTGGAGAAGCTGCGCGCGCGCGGCGTGGCCCTGCAGGACACGCTCGACACCTATTACGACCTGGTGGACAAGCGCGTGCCCAACCACGGCGAGGACCTGACGCGGATGCGGAAGAATCGCATCCTCATCGACGGCAGCGAGGACGAAGGGCTGCTGCTCCAGATCTTCACCGAGAACCTCTTCGGGCCCATCTTCTTCGAAATCATCCAGCGCAAGGGCAACGAGGGCTTCGGCAACGGCAACTTCCAGGCGCTCTTCGAGTCCATCGAGCTGGACCAGATTCGCCGCGGCGTCATCCAGGTCGACCCGGCCAGCTAG
- a CDS encoding ATP-binding protein: MILEMPAPAIIFWGHELIQLYNDGYAVIMGPRHPRYLGATYRECWPDTYPVIHPWMRKVLETGEIKQVEKTFFLLTRYGFNEEAYFTFDFSPLRDDEGNIAGILQVVFEVTDVVLGERRLATLRALAPRVDAVESPTTDAIRALADNVKDIPFSLIYHCDRTTQRLELTGTSGLDGMSREGAPLDLERITEAARQAMDSDAPVMLEPVQTLLGTRHFGFWPEPTETALALPLRRSSTDTLRGVVVLGISPRLRFDATYRQFFEDLARELATHLTVEQEKRAEREAFRGAQEARSQAEAEVARRAQAEAALRSSEERLRMALAAGQLGVVELQYASGVLTWDERALQHVGLPAGQAPTLQEATARIHRDDVERARRIIERALHPGAGATRLECRVQGWDGVERSLLAMVKTHFDAQGQPDRVVGALQDVTEQRSAELERERLATIVEQSTDFIGVGNEQGQALWVNEAGRRLLGMGRNEDATQYMLADFFLPEDRAYVAEHIAPQLLNGGRWEGEFRFRHFPTGAPIPAHYNTFALTDPTTRRQIGIATVSRDIREQKRLEAEREALLTRERAAREEAEEANRLKDEFLATVSHELRTPLTAVLGWVQMLRTGTLPQEKRERALATVERNARAQGQLIEDLLDVSRIMTGKLKLEVTSVDVSQVVEAALESMKPAAEAKGIRIQAALDSGGSIMGDTSRLQQVVWNLLSNAVKFTPKGGRVQVLVERRNSSVEITVADTGQGISAHFLPHVFERFRQADGSTTRKTGGLGLGLSIVRHLVELHGGTVSVASEGEGHGATFVVSLPQAVALRRELLVPPTLRAPLMEQDIPCPPQLVGLRLLVVDDEEDTRELLRSIIETCGGLVTTAGSAEEALAVMQRLSFDVLVSDVGMPLEDGYRFIARVRALPAEQGGSLPAVALTAYTRMEDRTRALLAGFTTHVPKPIEPVELMAVIASMANRRPPPKP; the protein is encoded by the coding sequence ATGATTCTGGAGATGCCGGCCCCGGCCATCATCTTCTGGGGTCACGAGCTCATCCAGCTCTACAACGATGGCTACGCCGTCATCATGGGCCCCCGGCATCCCCGCTACCTGGGCGCCACCTACCGGGAATGCTGGCCCGACACCTATCCGGTCATCCACCCGTGGATGCGCAAGGTGCTGGAGACGGGTGAAATCAAGCAGGTGGAGAAGACCTTCTTCCTGCTCACCCGCTACGGGTTCAACGAGGAGGCCTACTTCACCTTCGACTTCAGCCCGCTGCGAGATGACGAAGGCAACATCGCGGGCATCCTCCAGGTGGTCTTCGAGGTCACCGACGTGGTGCTCGGCGAGCGCCGTCTGGCGACGCTCCGCGCGCTGGCCCCGCGCGTGGACGCCGTCGAAAGCCCCACCACGGACGCCATCCGCGCGCTGGCCGACAACGTGAAGGACATCCCCTTTTCCCTCATCTACCACTGCGACCGGACCACGCAGCGACTGGAGCTCACGGGCACCTCGGGGCTCGACGGGATGTCTCGGGAGGGCGCCCCGTTGGACCTGGAGCGCATCACCGAGGCCGCCCGGCAGGCCATGGACTCCGACGCCCCGGTGATGCTCGAGCCGGTGCAGACGCTGCTCGGCACCCGCCACTTCGGCTTCTGGCCGGAGCCCACGGAGACCGCGCTGGCCCTGCCCTTGCGGCGCTCCAGCACGGACACGCTGCGCGGCGTGGTCGTCCTGGGCATCAGCCCGCGCCTGCGCTTCGACGCCACCTACCGCCAGTTCTTCGAGGACCTGGCGCGCGAGCTGGCCACCCATTTGACCGTGGAGCAGGAGAAGCGCGCGGAGCGAGAGGCCTTCCGTGGCGCGCAGGAGGCCCGGAGCCAGGCCGAGGCGGAGGTCGCGCGCCGCGCCCAGGCGGAGGCCGCGCTCCGGAGCAGCGAGGAGCGGCTCCGCATGGCGCTGGCCGCCGGGCAGTTGGGCGTCGTGGAGCTCCAATACGCCAGCGGCGTGTTGACGTGGGATGAGCGCGCGCTCCAGCACGTCGGCCTGCCCGCCGGGCAGGCGCCCACGCTTCAGGAAGCCACGGCCCGCATCCACCGCGACGATGTGGAGCGCGCGCGCCGCATCATCGAACGGGCGCTGCATCCGGGCGCGGGCGCGACGCGGCTGGAGTGCCGCGTCCAGGGCTGGGATGGCGTGGAGCGGTCGCTGCTCGCCATGGTGAAGACGCACTTCGACGCGCAGGGGCAGCCCGACCGCGTCGTGGGCGCGCTTCAGGATGTCACGGAGCAACGCAGCGCGGAGCTGGAGCGAGAGCGGCTGGCCACCATCGTCGAGCAGTCCACGGACTTCATCGGCGTGGGCAACGAACAGGGCCAGGCCTTGTGGGTGAACGAAGCGGGCCGGCGGCTGCTGGGCATGGGGCGCAACGAGGACGCCACCCAGTACATGCTGGCCGACTTCTTCCTGCCCGAGGACCGCGCGTACGTCGCCGAGCACATCGCGCCGCAGCTCCTCAATGGCGGCCGGTGGGAGGGCGAGTTCCGCTTCCGTCACTTCCCGACGGGCGCGCCCATTCCGGCGCACTACAACACCTTCGCCCTCACCGACCCCACCACGCGGCGCCAGATTGGCATCGCCACCGTGAGCCGCGACATCCGCGAACAGAAGCGGCTGGAGGCGGAGCGCGAGGCGCTGCTCACCCGGGAGCGCGCGGCCCGTGAGGAGGCGGAGGAGGCCAACCGGCTCAAGGACGAGTTCCTGGCCACCGTCTCACACGAGCTGCGCACCCCGCTCACGGCGGTGCTCGGCTGGGTGCAGATGCTGCGCACGGGGACGCTGCCCCAGGAGAAGCGGGAGCGCGCGCTCGCCACCGTGGAGCGCAACGCCCGCGCCCAGGGTCAGCTCATCGAGGACCTGCTCGACGTCAGCCGCATCATGACGGGCAAGCTGAAGCTGGAGGTGACGTCCGTCGACGTCAGCCAGGTCGTCGAGGCGGCGCTCGAGTCGATGAAGCCCGCCGCCGAGGCGAAGGGCATCCGCATCCAGGCCGCGCTCGACTCGGGCGGCAGCATCATGGGCGACACGAGCCGGCTCCAGCAGGTGGTGTGGAACCTGCTGTCCAACGCCGTGAAGTTCACCCCCAAGGGGGGCCGGGTGCAGGTGCTGGTGGAGCGGCGCAACTCGTCGGTGGAAATCACCGTCGCGGACACCGGCCAGGGCATCTCCGCGCACTTCCTGCCCCACGTCTTCGAGCGCTTTCGTCAGGCCGACGGCAGCACCACGCGCAAGACGGGCGGATTGGGGCTGGGCCTGTCCATCGTCCGGCACCTGGTGGAGCTGCACGGCGGCACCGTGTCCGTCGCCAGCGAGGGCGAGGGCCATGGCGCCACCTTCGTGGTCAGCCTGCCCCAGGCCGTGGCCCTGCGAAGAGAGCTCCTGGTGCCGCCCACCCTGCGCGCGCCGTTGATGGAGCAGGACATCCCCTGTCCGCCGCAGCTCGTGGGGCTCCGGCTGCTGGTGGTGGACGACGAGGAGGACACGCGCGAGCTGCTGCGCAGCATCATCGAGACCTGCGGCGGCCTGGTCACCACGGCCGGCTCCGCGGAGGAGGCGCTGGCCGTGATGCAGCGCCTGTCCTTCGACGTGCTCGTCTCCGACGTCGGCATGCCCCTGGAGGATGGGTACCGCTTCATCGCTCGCGTGCGGGCCCTGCCCGCGGAGCAAGGTGGAAGCCTGCCCGCCGTGGCCCTCACCGCGTACACGCGCATGGAGGACCGGACCCGGGCCTTGCTCGCGGGGTTCACCACCCACGTGCCCAAGCCCATTGAACCCGTGGAGCTGATGGCCGTCATCGCGTCCATGGCCAACCGGAGGCCTCCTCCCAAGCCCTGA